Part of the Fusarium musae strain F31 chromosome 3, whole genome shotgun sequence genome, AGAGTCCACTACTGGTAGTTAAGACACTTACGTGGATTTGCCCGCCGCCTGCGTCGCAACTCTTCTAGAAAAGCTGCCTCCATTCCATCATCGTGCTCACCACCACCCCATCCGGGTGCCACCAAGGTCTCAGTAGTCCGCGCGATAGGTGCTCGGACATCATCTGGGTTTCCTCCTGATCCAGACCCAGACCCTTGGTTTCCTTGGTATAGCTCCTCCTGCAATCGCTTTGCCATTGCcatatcttcttcttcttgggctaGAGCGGCCGCTTGAGCTGCGACGGCTCTCTCGTTATCGTCATCATTGTCGCTAAAGTCTTCGATCTGCATATCCTGGTCATCGTCACTATCGATGTGAATGACGCCCGCCGAATCTTGCCTGCCAATGTTGCCTCTGGAAGCCGATATTGTCGCGGGGGCAGCGGCTGGCTGGTTGCTTGAAGAAAGGCCAGCTCCTACGCCGGAAACGAGATCGGGGTTTTCGAAGAAGAGTTCTATGGCACGCTCAAAGTTACCCGCAGTCATCTCGAGAAAGCTCCGCGCGACATCGGTGCTTGTGCCCGTGATGGACATGAAATTGGAGATGTTGTCGTCCATGGTTGGCGACTCTCCTGGTCGGGCAGGAGTTGTCAGTCTGTCGTGTTTGTAAGAGTTTTAGAAAATTGAGAGGATCGGAAGTAAGCAGGGCACGGTGTCGAACACGCAGTTGATTAATGTGTTATCGTAAGGTTCGGTGTAGCTTGAGCGAGGAGAGTTGATGCCCCGCTATGACAACAGCGGGGAGAGTATCGGGCTAAATAGTCACTGGTCTCAAGCTGATGGCGCGAGTTTGATAGTGATCTGTTCAGTGCCGTTGTTCTTTCAGCTTGCAGCAGCAACGCGCTCGGGAGAAATCGACCTTGTCGTGGTTGAGATATGCCCTTTCAAGTAGCAAGGCGAAAGAAAGTTGAAGGTGAAAGTGAAGCACAGACACCAAAGACAGGCACCCAACCACAGTGACGCAACCGGGTCAGTGGAGCTTAGCGCCTTTTTCTTGGAGGGGCAAGTGACAGGGGAGTGCAACTGTGACGGGCGGAAAATCAATGACGCGACTTCTTTCATATACACAGCTTACCCTAGATGAAAGCTGATTTATGTCCTCTACTATGATTCATGGCAATAAACAAACGTTTTCctaccttaattaagaaaGTGATTTGTTTTACGACATGCCTGCATATTGagaaataataataaatacgGGTCTATACCGTGGTTATGCTAGAATCATGAACGCGTCTAGATTTGGGTCTTATCTTCAGTTTCCCAAGGTGGTGCTAACGTTTACTTATCTCGCCATTCAGTTACGAATGGCACAGTTAATTACTGCTATACAAAATCAAATTGGAAAATAGGAGTGTATAGCGACTTAGACTTGTTTTCCATATTTTACTAGAAGTTTTTAGCTCCTGTCCTCATATCTATTGTCTCCGAGATAATTGACCAACTTGACAAATGTCAGCTTAGTCATGCAACGTCACGATATGGTTGACTGGCGACAATATCGCCCGGCAGCACCTACCTGAGGTTATTCGTCACCGAGCTGCCTGTGCCTTCCCTTACAAAGCACAACAAGTCGTAAATCGCCTTCTGAACTCGTTCTTACatctttaatactttttatgaTCAAACCACATCGATTatctgagcttgaagaataTCAAATTCGAAACACACAATACCCCCTCAATCATGGcggcagcaacaacaacgaaAGAGAGGGAACTGCAGCTGCTGGACACCGTCGAGCTCAAGATCCTAAATGTTGCCAACAAGGAACATAAGCTGCACGAGCTATTACAACGTTATCTGCCGCCGGTCATCCTCAAGGCGGCTAGTGAACATGCTCAAGTTCGAGCTAAAGTGGTCCAGATATTCTCCAACCTGAAGACCTTCATCCAACCCCCGGAGTAAGTCAGATCCCAGCGTGAAACGAGACTTGGGTTCCAAAATTTGGTGCGAAAATTGTTCCCTAAGGTAGTCGGAGAGTCGGCTAGGTTCATCCCAAACCACCCCAAAAGTACCAAGCATTTCTGCCACGTAGGCGAGTTCGGGATTATCTAGGATGATTTATTGTCGAACTCTGAAGTTTTCTGGCATTCTAGTGTCAGAGCAGTCCGTGAAATTGATATGGAACTAACATCGACACAGGGTAATTCTTCCTGTAGGCGCACTGCTTGATCAATACAAGTCTAGTGACTCCCCGTTAGTCAAGCAACTTGATATCTCAGCCATACAACATAGCATAGAGCGCCTGGATGACTATGAAAGAAGACAGCTTATACCTAAAGCTTTGTCAGGATTCGCCAAGGACCAAGGTGTTGCCCGAGCTGGtccattcttcaacatcattctACGTCTCCTCCTTGATGCCCGGATACCTCCAAGAGGCAGCAAAGATGATACCGAGTACCGAGAAGCAATCGGACTATCAGACGAGGCCGACGCAAAGTTCCTTGCTAGCATGATTAGCATTTTCCTACGGCTACGGAACCCTACGCAAACTCAGAACTGGACCACAGCTAACCCAACACTCACTAAAGCTGAGCTCGATTCGCTAGCTGTGGAAAGCCCCGAGTCACAGAAGGTTTTCGAGAGGATGTCAGAgttgaagctcaagctcgtctCGTTGCTTGCAAGTGGTGCTTTTACTGACGAGGAGAAGTTCTTGCCCGCGCTTTACGCTTCATCCAGTTTCGATAACAGACTTGTATCcgcagctgaagaagtttTGAAGCGAAGCTCTGTGTCTATGGAAGATGAGCCACTTGTCAAGCGCCTGTTTCATGCTCACTCAATCCTGCCGCCCACCTACCGGACCAGAATTCTCAACATGCTCTCTAAATCATCCATCTCGGCAACAATGTCGGATGATATCATGGCTGTAGTCAAactcaacttctcctcgCCAGATCAAGCTTCAAGTGAATTGGCACAGAATATGCTGCCCAAGAGTGCGCTCGAACAAACAAAACTGCATACGGCGACGTTTCAGTACCTTGCCTGGGTAGCGCGCGTTGGGCCCACGCAGGAAGGATTTGACATTGCTGCTCCTCTCGTGCATGAGCTGTCCACTTTTATAGAGCGTCAAGGCTGGCCTGTTCCGTGGCGAACATCTCACGACGATATTGCACTACGATCGAAAGCGTACGAAACTATTGGAGTGTTGGCGAGAAGTGCGAATATGCCAATTGGGAGGCGTCTACAACTCGCCCACTGGCTTTTTAAGTCATTGTCAGAGGATACGACTTCCGATGCAGTTGTGAACATAGATGGAGCTCTGTCCAGCCTAACCACCAACATTCCGGCAATGACGGGCAATGAGTCTCAAGAGTTGAAGACAATGCTGCTAACGTTTATGTCTCTCGCTGATGAGCCCCCTGCTGTTAGAAGCACTCGACACGCTGTGGTCAAGTGGGCCAACCAGTGCCTCGCCTTTTCCGATGTTCTGGGACGCTGGATTGACATTCTGGCCGTTGGTGCCTACGAAGGCGAGAGAAGTGATGTTATTGAGCAGGGCCACAAAGGTCTTGACCCTTGGACTTATCACGCACACGCCGAAACCAGTCCGATATTGCCAGACTGGAAAGAAATGATAGTCACGTTCTTTGGTTCTGAAATTAGCCCATATACCATTACGGAGGCCGCCACTGCCCCTCTTCCAGATGTGACAGAAAAGTCGCACTCGGTGTTTGAGAACTTCCAAGGATCTCGTATAGCTGCTTTCCCAGTTGCCCTGAGATATTGCAAGCACATAATGTTCCTCACAGCTCTCGAAGACTTCGAAGTGGAGCCTGACTGGATGCAAACTCTAGATGCACGAGTCAAAACGGACATCAAGACGCGAGAGAAGATCCTAGCCTATCTGCATACAATCGATAGTGGATACATACTCTTCTATCTGAAGGCATGCCTCGATGGAGCCTACCTCAGGGACTCTCCGATTACGGAAGAATGCATCCGTTGTTTTGTTGATGTGGCATCCCTCAGTCCCGGCGGGGCACTGGGGTTCTTGACCATGTTTAGCGATGGCCTTTTCCAGCTGATCAAGTCGAATAATAAGGAAGTCCGGTCACTGACTGCTCGTGCCCTTGGAATTCTTGTGTCACATCTCGCGAATGACCCGTCTCTGATAGACTATTGCCGCGAGACTCTGAGTGCACTATTCGAAAACGCCGAGAGGTTAGTCGGACCTGAACTCAACGTTGCTGAGGGAGGATTACTGGCATACAGCTACGTCTGTTCGCGAAGCGTTTACTACGGACAACCCATTCCCGACGATGTTCAATATCCCATTCAGTTCATCACCGGCGAAAACGTTGTGTCGTCACTCCATGACACAGCGCTCGAGGCTTTTGCACAGCTGTGGACAGCCGGACTCGCTATCCCGGAACGCGAAGGTGATCACTCACTGGAAAAGGTTATCAGCAAGCTAGTCGCCTCAGCAAAGAAAAGCAACGAGAAGGCAATTCTTGCTCTGGGAAGACTGGCTGCCGGGCTGAGTGAAAGTGGAGAGGCTAATGAGAGCGAAGAGGGATGGTTGCATGGAATCCTGGGCAACATCCTCAAGGAGCTTTTCGCCCTACATGAGATCAAGCAAGTCGAGGTGCAGTTCACTGTGGGAGATGCTATCACTGCAACTCTGGCACGATGGGAATCCGATTATGTAAAGCTGACCCTGGATGTCGAGTCTCGCGGTTGTCTTCAGAAGCGCAATGGATCCCGTGGCCCGCTTCTCACAGCTGTTCTTAACAAGATCTTCGCTGACTGCAAGGCCACAAAGCCATCGCTGCTGAAGGCGTCCGGCATCTGGCTTTTCTGCATTGTTCAATATTGTTCACACCTGGAAGAGGTTCAGTCGAGGCTCCGAGAGACTCAAGCTGCATTTATGAGACTTCTTAGCGCACGCGACGAGCTTGTACAAGAGACTGCCTCGCGCGGTTTGTCTTTGGTATACGAGCGTGGCGATGCTGATCTCAAGAGCGCCCTTGTGAAGGACCTAGTGTCTGCATTCACAGGCAACGGCACCCAGCTCAAGGTCGACCAAGAAACAGAGCTGTTTGAGCCTGGTGCTCTGCCAACTGGAGAGGGCAGCTCCATCACTTCATACAAGGACATTGTCAATCTGGCCAATGAAGTTGGCGATCAAAGGCTTGTTTACAAGTTCATGTCACTTGCTGCGAATGCTGCTACCTGGTCAACTCGATCTGCCTTTGGTCGATTTGGACTCAGCAACATTCTTTCAGAGTCTGAAGTTGACCCTAAGCTCTATCCCAAGCTCTACCGTTACCGATTTGACCCCAATCAAAACGTGCAGCGATCCATGGACGATATTTGGAAGGCACTTGTCAAGGATTCGGGCGCAGTTATCAGCACTCACTTTGATGCGATCCTGGACGACTTGCTTAAGAGTATCTTGGGCCGAGAATGGCGCATGCGAGAAGCAAGCTGTGCTGCTATCTCGGAGCTCATCCAGGGCCAGCCATTCAACAAGTACGAGAATCGATACCGTGATATCTGGATATCGGCATTaaaggttcttgatgatgtcAAAGGTTCTGTGCGAGAGGCTGCCTTCAAGCTTTGCAGAACCTTATCTAATACTCTTGTTCGACAACTCGAGGAGGGAACTAGTGGATCTGCTGCTAAATCTATGATGAAGGAGGCTCTCCCCTTCCTTCTGTCTGACAAAGGTATCGAAAGTTCTGTCAAAGAAGTCCAAGCCTTTGCTGCTATTACCGTCATCGAGCTCACTAAGAAGGGTGGAAAGGCTCTCCGACCATTTATTCCGGAGATGGttcctcaacttcttggtTTACTGAGCTCTATCGAGCCCGAGCAAATCAACTGGCATTATCAGAGAGCTGGTGAGGACAGCCGAGACCAGATTGATAAAATTCGATCACAAATGGTGAACCGATCTCCGATTTCTGAGGCCATTGACAATTCACTTCGATTCGTGGACGCGGATGTTATGGCTGAATTGGCACCTAAACTAGAGGCAACTATCAAAACTGCTCTCGGCATGCCGACCAAGATAGGATGCAGTCGTGTATTGACGACCCTATTCACAAACCACACAAATGACATTAAGGGAGTGAGCAACAAGTTCCTCCAACTGATGGAGAAGCAGACAATGGACAAGAACGACGAGGTCAGCCAGGCATATGCTCGAGCTACCGCATATATGTTGAGAGCTGCTTCGGACTCGGCCAAGAACCGATTCTGCAAGAAGTTTATCGACATGTACTTCGACGCAGAGGAGGAATCGCGTCGCCAGAAGACTGCAGATGTGATTGTGGCGCTGGCTAAGGTCTCGCCTGACCACTTCACTGCCCTAGAGACACAATTGCTACCCTTCTCCTACTTGGGCTCTCACGATACAGACGAGTATACCAGCAAAGTATTCAAGAAAGTATGGGAGCAGCACGCTGGAAGCAGTCGCACTGTTGTTCGTTACGTTCCCGAGATCGTAGCACTCGTGGAGAGGTGTTTGGATACTGCACAATGGGCCCTTCGACATGGTGGAGCTTTCACCGTTGCGGCTATGGTATCTGATGTTGCAAGTGCAAGTGATGTTAGTGGCCAAATCAGCGACGCcaatctcaacaagatctgGCCTGTTTTCGAGAAAGCACTGGCCCTTAAGACATTCGCTGGCAAAGAGAAGCTCCTTGAATCATACCCTAAATTCGTCGAGAAGGGACACAGCTTGTGGAAGTCAGACACAAAGATCGCTgcacagatgaagaagattgcTCTTCGAGAAGCTAAGCGAAACAACGACGAGTACCGTGTGCACGCTTTCCGCTGTCTCTGGGAGTTTGCAAAAGCTCGGGATGATCTCGACatgcttgatgagattgcGGAGATCGTTACGCCTTATCTTGAAGAGCTGAAAGGAGACGACGAGACCGAGAATGGAGATAAAATGGATATCGACTCTAAGGATCAAGTCGCGAAGGAACAGCTTGCAGAGAAGACGGCTTCCAACGGCTTGGAGGCTGTTGCTCGCGGGCATAGCCGAACAGATCTTGGCATTCTGACCAAGATCATAAATATTCTCAAGCCTTTCCTGTCAAGCCCGAACTTTGCGACTATCAAGCGCCAAGTATGGTACGAGTGTGTGCGCGATCTTATGAACGATGCCAcgccttcatcaacaccGGATGAAAATGCCGTGGCGCTTACTTATCTACTGAGCCTGGATGTTGACTTGGTTGACACTGGCACTGAAGCACAGAGAGTTATGAGGGCCAAGGCAGTGGGCGCATTGTTCAAGGCAAAGGGCAAGGGAGTCTTTGGACCGACTGGGGGCCCTGACGCTGCGCAGTTGAAGACGATGGTGAGTCAGGCGCTGGAAGCCGAGAGGTCTTTGGAGGTTCAGCGTGTGCTGAGGGATATCCTCGTTGAGATGGAGTAAGAGAGGGGTGAAGCTTTCTAGAGATTCAGCGTTTAGATCATTATCTTTTTACTAGCGTAGGTTAAGAAATACACCAGATATCATTGAGCTTAACAGTCCTATTGTGAGGGTATGCTGACCGCGAACCATATCTGCTCAGAAAGACTATAACATATTATCACAAGCCTGGGCGGATCATGGTAATGTTAGACTGACTGTCGCAATACGAACACATGCTGGTTCCTTACGTCCTTACTTTCAATCTTGGCAAACATCGCAACCCCCTCACATCCTACCGCAGCACTCACAATGCCGTacaaaaaagaaaggcaATTTGCCCAACGTTACATAGTCCCCCCCAATCAAGCCCAATCCGTCGGCAAACTCGTTAAACCGAAACAAAAGCAGAATGTTCGAGCGACACAAGAGACGCGCGTGGTTTGTGAGCCGTTGGCTATCAACCCATCTCCGGCCGGATCGGACGTTGGCAAACGGCCGGAAACGTCGGTACCTTGGATGGATCCACTGCCGAAAAATGCTTCGCCGTGTGACGGAAGCCC contains:
- a CDS encoding hypothetical protein (EggNog:ENOG41), whose translation is MAAATTTKERELQLLDTVELKILNVANKEHKLHELLQRYLPPVILKAASEHAQVRAKVVQIFSNLKTFIQPPDIERLDDYERRQLIPKALSGFAKDQGVARAGPFFNIILRLLLDARIPPRGSKDDTEYREAIGLSDEADAKFLASMISIFLRLRNPTQTQNWTTANPTLTKAELDSLAVESPESQKVFERMSELKLKLVSLLASGAFTDEEKFLPALYASSSFDNRLVSAAEEVLKRSSVSMEDEPLVKRLFHAHSILPPTYRTRILNMLSKSSISATMSDDIMAVVKLNFSSPDQASSELAQNMLPKSALEQTKLHTATFQYLAWVARVGPTQEGFDIAAPLVHELSTFIERQGWPVPWRTSHDDIALRSKAYETIGVLARSANMPIGRRLQLAHWLFKSLSEDTTSDAVVNIDGALSSLTTNIPAMTGNESQELKTMLLTFMSLADEPPAVRSTRHAVVKWANQCLAFSDVLGRWIDILAVGAYEGERSDVIEQGHKGLDPWTYHAHAETSPILPDWKEMIVTFFGSEISPYTITEAATAPLPDVTEKSHSVFENFQGSRIAAFPVALRYCKHIMFLTALEDFEVEPDWMQTLDARVKTDIKTREKILAYLHTIDSGYILFYLKACLDGAYLRDSPITEECIRCFVDVASLSPGGALGFLTMFSDGLFQLIKSNNKEVRSLTARALGILVSHLANDPSLIDYCRETLSALFENAERLVGPELNVAEGGLLAYSYVCSRSVYYGQPIPDDVQYPIQFITGENVVSSLHDTALEAFAQLWTAGLAIPEREGDHSLEKVISKLVASAKKSNEKAILALGRLAAGLSESGEANESEEGWLHGILGNILKELFALHEIKQVEVQFTVGDAITATLARWESDYVKLTLDVESRGCLQKRNGSRGPLLTAVLNKIFADCKATKPSLLKASGIWLFCIVQYCSHLEEVQSRLRETQAAFMRLLSARDELVQETASRGLSLVYERGDADLKSALVKDLVSAFTGNGTQLKVDQETELFEPGALPTGEGSSITSYKDIVNLANEVGDQRLVYKFMSLAANAATWSTRSAFGRFGLSNILSESEVDPKLYPKLYRYRFDPNQNVQRSMDDIWKALVKDSGAVISTHFDAILDDLLKSILGREWRMREASCAAISELIQGQPFNKYENRYRDIWISALKVLDDVKGSVREAAFKLCRTLSNTLVRQLEEGTSGSAAKSMMKEALPFLLSDKGIESSVKEVQAFAAITVIELTKKGGKALRPFIPEMVPQLLGLLSSIEPEQINWHYQRAGEDSRDQIDKIRSQMVNRSPISEAIDNSLRFVDADVMAELAPKLEATIKTALGMPTKIGCSRVLTTLFTNHTNDIKGVSNKFLQLMEKQTMDKNDEVSQAYARATAYMLRAASDSAKNRFCKKFIDMYFDAEEESRRQKTADVIVALAKVSPDHFTALETQLLPFSYLGSHDTDEYTSKVFKKVWEQHAGSSRTVVRYVPEIVALVERCLDTAQWALRHGGAFTVAAMVSDVASASDVSGQISDANLNKIWPVFEKALALKTFAGKEKLLESYPKFVEKGHSLWKSDTKIAAQMKKIALREAKRNNDEYRVHAFRCLWEFAKARDDLDMLDEIAEIVTPYLEELKGDDETENGDKMDIDSKDQVAKEQLAEKTASNGLEAVARGHSRTDLGILTKIINILKPFLSSPNFATIKRQVWYECVRDLMNDATPSSTPDENAVALTYLLSLDVDLVDTGTEAQRVMRAKAVGALFKAKGKGVFGPTGGPDAAQLKTMVSQALEAERSLEVQRVLRDILVEME